In the genome of Polaribacter sp. MED152, one region contains:
- the rodA gene encoding rod shape-determining protein RodA, whose protein sequence is MRQERNNIFAGVDWLMVLLYAILVGFGWLNIYAASSSEENNEIFDFSTKYGKQLIWIVLCIPLAIGVLFFNSKFYERYAPLFYVLSLLSLILLFPLGKEINGAKSWFNFGVMSLQPSEFVKAFTALAIAKLLSDRQYNFKLIKNQIKSFIIVFFPAFLIFLQPDAGSALIYVSFFFVLHREGLTLNYILLGAVIIALFILTIYFGFKIVLLSAFALLSILAIYLIYKGGKRFFRFNWYKIFGLYFVLGGFIFGTGYIYENVLPSHQKDRFDILLGKKIDNKGIGYNSYQSELTISSGGLYGKGFLNGNLTQGDFVPEQHTDYIFSTVGEEWGFIGSSLVIIFFMLLMFRIIYQAETHTNKFGRIYGYGLASILFFHVIVNIGMVIGILPTVGIPLPFFSYGGSSLWGFTILLFIFIRLDAHKNYDF, encoded by the coding sequence TTGCGTCAGGAACGAAATAATATTTTTGCAGGTGTTGATTGGCTAATGGTTTTGCTCTATGCTATTTTAGTTGGCTTTGGCTGGTTAAATATCTATGCAGCTTCATCTTCCGAAGAAAACAATGAAATTTTCGATTTCTCAACAAAATATGGCAAACAATTAATTTGGATAGTGCTATGTATTCCACTAGCCATTGGTGTTTTATTTTTTAATTCCAAGTTCTACGAACGATATGCACCTCTATTTTATGTCTTGTCGCTATTAAGTTTAATTCTACTTTTTCCCTTAGGAAAAGAAATAAATGGAGCAAAATCTTGGTTTAATTTTGGAGTAATGAGCTTACAACCTTCAGAATTTGTAAAAGCTTTTACAGCCTTAGCAATTGCCAAACTTTTAAGTGATAGACAGTATAACTTTAAGTTGATAAAAAATCAAATTAAATCGTTTATCATTGTATTTTTTCCAGCATTTCTTATTTTCTTACAACCTGATGCAGGATCTGCTTTAATATATGTATCCTTTTTCTTTGTGCTACATAGAGAAGGTTTAACTCTAAATTACATTTTGCTTGGTGCAGTTATAATAGCTCTATTTATTTTAACCATTTATTTCGGATTTAAAATAGTTTTGTTATCTGCTTTTGCACTTTTGAGCATACTTGCCATCTATCTTATCTATAAAGGAGGAAAAAGATTTTTCAGATTTAACTGGTATAAAATTTTCGGCCTTTACTTTGTTTTAGGTGGTTTTATATTCGGTACTGGCTATATCTACGAAAATGTATTGCCTTCGCATCAAAAAGATCGTTTTGATATACTTTTAGGCAAAAAAATTGATAATAAAGGTATTGGTTATAATTCTTATCAATCTGAACTAACAATAAGCTCTGGAGGATTGTATGGTAAAGGATTTTTAAATGGAAACTTAACACAAGGAGATTTTGTTCCAGAACAACATACAGATTATATTTTTAGTACTGTAGGTGAAGAATGGGGATTTATAGGAAGTAGTTTGGTAATCATCTTTTTTATGCTACTTATGTTTCGAATTATTTATCAAGCAGAAACACACACCAATAAATTTGGTCGAATTTATGGCTATGGATTAGCTTCAATTCTATTTTTTCATGTAATTGTAAATATAGGTATGGTAATAGGAATACTGCCAACTGTTGGTATACCTCTACCCTTTTTTAGTTATGGAGGATCATCTTTATGGGGTTTTACAATCCTACTATTTATCTTTATAAGATTAGATGCTCACAAAAACTACGATTTCTAA
- the mrdA gene encoding penicillin-binding protein 2, protein MQKSFLLYFLITITGLVFIGRLFQLQIIKSKNYDPIHNAAVKVVYDYPERGYVYDRNGELLVANQLSYDVMVQPNQVKPLDTLEFCNLLKIDKQDFLKRFKRAERYASYLPSVFLKQLAKEDFAFLQEKLHKYSGFYIQKRIIRDYPLPAAANVLGYIGEVNEQKARTNSYYQQGELEGKDGIERQYEDVLRGRKGKKYLHRNRFNKVTGSYQNGSKDTLPVNGKDLMLTLDIELQMYAQKLMKGKRGGIVAIEPSTGEILALVTAPSYDPNMLVGRKRSPNSYKLFNLDSIEKPTFDRGLLAAYPPGSPFKMMNALIGLQENVINKQTTFRCYHGHRYGNRPNEFMGCHCGIYNRPIKLKTAIARSCNSYFSNTYRRIVEKDKNASEGLDNWNRHVSSFGLGNYLGYDLPAGVPGLIPDGKYYDSRYKYTWNASTNISNAIGQGEVLTTPIQLANFTAAIANRGFFYTPHIVKKINDEFIDDPNYVKPKQTTIDKENFSPVIEAMHEVFKSGTGKYSQVKGIEICGKTGTAENFVIKNGNKVQLDDHSILVAFAPKDNPKIALAVFVENGGYGSTIAAPISSLIIEKYINGSISDKNKYRENSMFNMSLEHIYAKQIENPEEIASGTK, encoded by the coding sequence ATGCAAAAAAGTTTTTTACTATATTTTTTAATTACTATTACAGGTTTAGTTTTTATTGGACGATTATTTCAACTGCAAATAATTAAAAGTAAAAATTATGATCCTATACACAATGCTGCTGTAAAAGTTGTTTACGATTATCCAGAACGTGGCTATGTATATGATAGAAATGGAGAATTATTGGTAGCCAACCAATTATCTTATGATGTTATGGTTCAGCCAAACCAAGTAAAACCATTAGATACTTTAGAGTTTTGCAATCTTTTAAAAATTGATAAACAAGATTTTTTAAAAAGGTTTAAAAGAGCAGAAAGGTATGCTTCTTATCTACCTTCAGTATTTTTGAAACAATTAGCTAAAGAAGATTTTGCCTTTTTACAAGAAAAATTGCATAAATATTCAGGGTTTTACATCCAAAAAAGAATAATAAGAGATTATCCATTGCCAGCAGCAGCCAATGTTTTAGGTTATATTGGTGAAGTTAATGAGCAAAAGGCTAGAACTAATAGCTATTATCAACAAGGAGAGTTAGAGGGTAAAGATGGTATTGAGAGGCAATATGAAGATGTTTTAAGAGGCAGAAAAGGTAAAAAGTATTTACATAGAAATCGCTTTAATAAAGTTACTGGTTCTTACCAAAACGGATCTAAAGACACCTTGCCTGTTAATGGTAAAGACTTGATGTTAACCTTAGATATTGAGTTACAAATGTATGCTCAAAAATTAATGAAGGGTAAACGTGGAGGAATTGTAGCTATAGAACCTTCTACAGGCGAAATTTTGGCACTAGTAACAGCACCTTCTTACGATCCTAACATGTTAGTTGGTAGAAAAAGATCTCCGAACTCCTACAAACTTTTTAATTTAGATAGCATCGAGAAACCCACTTTTGATAGAGGTTTACTGGCAGCATATCCTCCAGGTTCACCTTTTAAGATGATGAATGCTTTAATTGGTCTTCAGGAAAACGTGATTAATAAACAAACTACTTTTAGATGTTATCATGGGCATAGATATGGTAATAGACCAAATGAATTTATGGGTTGCCACTGTGGAATTTACAATAGACCCATCAAATTAAAAACGGCCATTGCAAGATCATGTAATAGCTATTTTTCTAATACCTACAGAAGAATTGTGGAGAAAGATAAAAATGCATCTGAAGGTTTAGATAATTGGAACAGACATGTAAGTAGTTTTGGATTAGGAAATTATTTAGGATATGACTTACCTGCTGGAGTTCCTGGATTAATTCCAGATGGCAAATATTATGATAGCCGCTATAAATACACCTGGAATGCATCTACAAATATTTCTAATGCAATTGGCCAAGGAGAAGTGCTAACTACACCCATTCAATTGGCTAATTTTACTGCAGCTATTGCAAATAGAGGTTTCTTTTACACGCCTCATATTGTTAAAAAAATTAATGACGAGTTTATTGATGATCCGAATTACGTTAAACCAAAACAAACTACAATTGATAAAGAGAATTTTTCTCCTGTAATTGAAGCAATGCATGAAGTTTTTAAAAGCGGAACTGGTAAATACAGTCAAGTAAAAGGTATTGAAATATGTGGTAAAACTGGAACTGCAGAAAATTTTGTTATTAAAAACGGAAATAAGGTTCAGTTAGATGACCATTCGATTTTGGTTGCATTTGCTCCTAAAGATAATCCAAAAATAGCTTTAGCCGTTTTTGTAGAAAATGGTGGGTATGGCTCTACAATCGCAGCACCAATTAGCAGTCTCATCATAGAAAAATATATTAACGGATCTATTTCTGATAAAAATAAATACAGAGAAAATTCTATGTTTAATATGAGCTTAGAACACATTTATGCCAAACAAATAGAAAACCCAGAAGAAATTGCGTCAGGAACGAAATAA
- the mreC gene encoding rod shape-determining protein MreC: MQQIIYFFQKFKYFLFFLVLEFIALFLIFNNLSFHKSKFVNSANTITGGLYSQSSNISEYFGLKKENKLLAEENTRLKNLLAKSNSNLVSKDSTILDTLNFNQKYTFTTAKIINNNYSKDFNFITINKGEKQGVQKEMAVVNSRGVIGITENATNNYARVQSILNKNSKINARLKNSNYFGSLGWDGKDYNTVQLSDIPRQAPLKIGDTIETGGKSTIFPEGILIGTISEINKGNSADNKVNVTLFNDMSNLGYVYIIKNFDKLEIKKLETQNE; the protein is encoded by the coding sequence ATGCAACAAATTATATACTTTTTTCAAAAGTTTAAGTACTTCTTATTTTTTCTTGTATTAGAATTTATTGCCCTTTTTCTTATTTTTAATAATCTTAGTTTTCATAAAAGTAAGTTTGTCAATTCAGCAAATACCATTACTGGTGGCTTATACTCACAATCTTCTAATATTTCAGAATATTTTGGATTAAAAAAAGAAAATAAACTTTTAGCAGAAGAAAATACTCGATTGAAAAATTTGCTAGCTAAAAGCAACTCTAATTTGGTAAGTAAAGACTCTACCATATTGGATACTTTAAACTTTAATCAAAAATATACTTTTACAACAGCAAAAATTATAAACAACAACTACTCCAAAGATTTTAATTTTATTACTATAAACAAGGGTGAAAAACAAGGAGTGCAAAAAGAAATGGCAGTTGTAAATAGCAGAGGAGTTATTGGTATTACAGAAAATGCTACAAATAATTATGCTAGAGTACAATCTATCTTAAATAAGAATAGTAAAATAAATGCACGTTTAAAAAACAGCAATTACTTTGGCTCTTTAGGTTGGGATGGTAAAGACTATAATACTGTTCAACTTTCTGATATACCAAGACAAGCCCCTTTAAAAATAGGAGATACTATTGAAACTGGAGGTAAATCCACTATTTTTCCAGAAGGGATTTTAATTGGAACAATTTCTGAAATTAACAAAGGTAATAGTGCCGATAACAAAGTAAATGTCACTCTTTTTAATGATATGAGTAATTTAGGGTATGTTTACATTATTAAGAACTTTGATAAACTGGAAATTAAAAAACTAGAGACTCAGAATGAATAG
- a CDS encoding rod shape-determining protein has product MGFFDFMTEDIAIDLGTANTLIIHNGKVVIDSPSIVARNRVSGKIIAIGQEANLMQGKTHENIKTIRPLKDGVIADFQASEEMIKEFVKQIPSIKKKLFPPALRMVICIPSGITEVEKRAVRDSAKHMNAKEIYLIYEPMAAAIGVGIDIMEPKGNMIIDIGGGTTEIAVIALGGIVCDQSVKVAGDLFTSDIMYYMRTQHNLHVGETTAEKIKIQIGAATEDLDTPPDEMLVQGRDLLSGKPKQVQVSFREIAKALDKSILRIEDAVMETLSKTPPELAADIYNTGIYLAGGGSMLRGLDKRLSRKTDLPVYVTEDPLRAVVRGTGIALKELNKYKNVLMN; this is encoded by the coding sequence ATGGGTTTTTTTGATTTTATGACAGAAGATATTGCGATTGATTTAGGAACCGCAAATACGCTTATCATACATAATGGAAAGGTTGTTATTGATAGCCCTTCTATAGTTGCCAGAAATAGAGTTTCTGGTAAAATCATTGCTATTGGTCAAGAAGCCAACTTAATGCAAGGAAAAACCCATGAAAATATAAAAACCATCCGTCCTTTAAAAGATGGTGTAATTGCAGACTTTCAAGCTTCTGAAGAAATGATTAAGGAATTTGTAAAACAGATTCCCTCTATTAAAAAGAAATTATTTCCACCTGCTTTACGTATGGTAATTTGTATTCCATCAGGAATTACAGAGGTAGAAAAAAGAGCGGTTAGAGATTCTGCAAAACACATGAATGCCAAAGAAATATATTTAATCTATGAACCAATGGCTGCTGCAATTGGTGTTGGTATAGATATCATGGAACCTAAAGGTAACATGATTATAGATATAGGTGGTGGTACTACAGAAATTGCAGTTATTGCTTTAGGTGGTATTGTATGTGATCAATCTGTAAAAGTAGCTGGTGATTTATTTACTAGTGATATAATGTACTACATGAGAACTCAGCACAACTTGCACGTTGGTGAAACAACTGCTGAGAAAATAAAAATTCAAATAGGTGCAGCAACTGAAGATTTAGACACTCCACCAGATGAAATGTTAGTTCAAGGTAGAGATTTATTGAGTGGTAAACCAAAGCAAGTTCAGGTTTCTTTTAGAGAGATTGCTAAAGCTTTAGACAAATCTATTCTAAGAATTGAAGATGCTGTGATGGAAACGTTATCTAAAACTCCACCAGAATTGGCTGCAGATATTTACAATACTGGTATTTATTTAGCAGGAGGTGGATCTATGTTAAGAGGTTTAGACAAACGTTTATCTCGAAAAACTGATTTACCAGTTTATGTTACAGAAGATCCTTTAAGAGCTGTTGTTCGTGGAACAGGAATAGCTTTAAAAGAATTAAACAAATACAAGAATGTTTTAATGAACTAG
- the purH gene encoding bifunctional phosphoribosylaminoimidazolecarboxamide formyltransferase/IMP cyclohydrolase, with protein sequence MSTSKTIKSALISVFHKDGLVPIVQKLNELNVTIYSTGGTEKFIKELGIDVVPVEDVTSYPSILGGRVKTLHPKVFGGILNRQDHEGDIAEMQEYNIPQIDLVIVDLYPFEKTVASGAPEQDIVEKIDIGGISLIRASAKNFKDTFTVSSMEQYDEFLEILSENNGETTIEQRKKFAAKSFNISSHYDTAIFNYFNEDEIVYKASETTSKTLRYGENPHQKGYFFGDLDGMFDKLHGKELSYNNLLDVDAAVNLMNEFVGEDPTFAVLKHNNACGFAQRNTIKQAYLDALAGDPVSAFGGVLISNTEIDAETAEEIHKLFCEVVIAPSFTDEALEILKGKKNRVLLIQKTTDLPSQNVRTALNGLLVQDKDAKTDTLEDLTYVTNTKPSESELKDLLFASKICKHTKSNTIVFTKNNQLLASGTGQTSRVDALRQAIEKATSFGFDLKGAVMASDAFFPFPDCVEIADKAGITSVIQPGGSIKDQLSIDYCNDNNLSMVMTGTRHFKH encoded by the coding sequence ATGAGCACTTCAAAAACAATTAAATCAGCATTAATTTCGGTATTTCACAAAGATGGTTTAGTACCTATTGTTCAAAAATTAAATGAACTAAATGTGACCATTTATTCTACTGGAGGTACAGAAAAATTTATTAAAGAATTAGGTATTGATGTAGTACCTGTAGAAGATGTAACTTCTTATCCTTCTATCTTAGGAGGTCGTGTAAAAACGCTTCACCCTAAAGTTTTTGGAGGAATTTTAAACAGACAAGATCATGAAGGAGATATTGCAGAAATGCAAGAATATAACATTCCTCAAATAGATTTAGTTATTGTTGATCTTTATCCTTTTGAAAAAACAGTTGCTTCAGGAGCACCTGAACAAGATATTGTAGAAAAAATTGACATTGGTGGTATTTCTTTAATTAGAGCATCTGCAAAAAACTTTAAAGACACTTTTACTGTTTCATCAATGGAACAATATGATGAGTTTTTAGAAATTTTATCTGAGAACAATGGAGAAACTACAATTGAACAACGCAAGAAATTCGCTGCAAAGTCATTCAATATTTCTTCTCACTATGACACTGCTATTTTCAACTATTTTAATGAAGATGAAATCGTTTATAAAGCCAGTGAGACTACTTCTAAAACTTTAAGATATGGAGAAAACCCTCATCAAAAGGGATATTTCTTTGGAGATTTAGATGGAATGTTCGATAAATTACATGGTAAAGAATTAAGTTACAACAACCTTTTAGATGTTGATGCTGCAGTAAATTTAATGAACGAGTTTGTTGGTGAAGATCCAACTTTTGCGGTTTTAAAACATAACAATGCTTGTGGTTTTGCTCAAAGAAACACCATTAAACAAGCTTATTTAGATGCTTTAGCAGGAGACCCTGTTTCTGCTTTTGGAGGCGTTTTAATTTCTAACACAGAAATAGATGCTGAAACTGCAGAAGAAATTCACAAATTATTTTGTGAGGTTGTAATTGCACCTTCTTTTACAGATGAAGCTTTAGAAATTTTAAAAGGAAAGAAAAATAGAGTTTTATTAATTCAAAAAACCACAGATTTACCTTCACAAAACGTTAGAACTGCTTTAAATGGGTTATTAGTTCAAGATAAAGATGCTAAGACAGATACTTTAGAGGATTTAACTTACGTTACCAATACAAAACCATCTGAAAGCGAGTTAAAAGATTTATTATTTGCTTCAAAAATTTGCAAGCACACTAAATCTAATACTATTGTTTTTACAAAAAACAATCAACTTTTAGCAAGCGGAACAGGACAAACTTCTAGAGTTGACGCATTAAGACAAGCTATTGAAAAAGCTACAAGTTTTGGATTCGATTTAAAAGGAGCAGTAATGGCAAGTGACGCCTTTTTCCCATTCCCTGATTGTGTAGAAATAGCTGATAAAGCTGGTATAACAAGTGTTATTCAACCTGGAGGATCTATTAAAGATCAACTAAGTATAGATTACTGTAATGATAACAATTTATCTATGGTAATGACAGGTACAAGACATTTTAAACATTAA
- a CDS encoding GAF domain-containing protein, with protein sequence MNIAVLKENINNIITTNNSKDEKLQAICDYLENEISYYDWVGFYFKNGDKNELKLAQYTGEETEHTIIPFGKGICGQVAVSNENFVVQDVSEQDNYISCGWKVKSEIVIPIFVNNENIGQIDIDSHTANTFTEKDEELLEYVCEKVANIL encoded by the coding sequence ATGAATATAGCAGTTTTAAAAGAGAACATAAATAATATAATTACCACAAATAATTCTAAAGATGAAAAATTACAAGCTATCTGTGATTATTTAGAAAATGAAATTTCTTACTATGATTGGGTTGGTTTTTATTTCAAAAACGGAGACAAAAACGAACTTAAATTAGCACAATATACAGGAGAAGAAACAGAGCATACCATTATACCTTTTGGAAAAGGAATTTGTGGACAAGTTGCAGTTAGCAATGAAAATTTTGTAGTTCAAGATGTTTCTGAACAAGATAATTACATTTCTTGTGGTTGGAAGGTGAAATCAGAAATTGTAATCCCGATTTTTGTGAATAACGAAAATATTGGTCAAATAGATATAGACTCTCATACTGCCAATACTTTTACGGAAAAAGACGAAGAACTCTTAGAATATGTTTGCGAAAAAGTGGCTAATATTTTATAA
- a CDS encoding TonB-dependent receptor — protein MKKYFISSILLFIPFLIFSQNSFTGMIMDKNNPKDNLGVEGVSVHWLNTNVGTITNENGWFTIKYKPEYKKLVVSYLGYKTDTLIIDNLKPIHHFLTLESELEEITINSKRNAVQKSFLSTTNMFTVNAEELLKAACCNLAESFETNPSIDLSFSDALTGTKQIQMLGLTSPYLLITQENIPSVRGASQVFGLTFTPGTWVESIQITKGAGSVVNGFESISGQINAELVKPLTDNKFFLNAYASQMGRFELNTHFNQKVSDKWNTGLYVHGNYRGQKFDRNNDNFLDMPLANQINVMNRWQFTDAEKGWVSFINVRFLNDEKQTGELNYNPDIDKGTTNNWGSEIDTKLFDTSFKLGYVFPELPFQSIGFQMAYSNHKQDSYFGLSVYDIQHQSMYSNLIFNSIIGDTRNKFKTGLSFTYDKFDELVNTTNFDRRENSFGGFFEYAFDNLNDFSLTAGIRLDTHNLLGTFVTPRLHLRYVPWEKGVLRASVGRGKRSANIFAENQQLFASSRQINIDDVGGNIYGLNPEIAWNYGVSYLQKFNLFNQKGDVTLDFYQTKFDNQVVVDWENPQEIAFYNLDGNSVANSFQIEVNYTLAERLNLRTAYKYFDISTDYKSGNLQKPIQPRNRFFANLSYETELSPNNGQWKFDVTFNNIGKQRLPNTSTKPAQYQLSDMVDAYQLLNAQITKVFSKRFEVYLGAENLTNVQQNNPVLASDDPFGAHFDTTIVYAPIFGRSVYTGLRFNIN, from the coding sequence ATGAAAAAATATTTTATAAGTAGTATTTTACTATTTATTCCGTTCTTAATCTTTTCTCAAAATTCTTTTACAGGAATGATTATGGATAAAAACAACCCTAAAGATAATTTAGGAGTAGAAGGTGTTAGTGTGCATTGGCTAAATACAAATGTTGGCACAATAACAAATGAAAATGGTTGGTTTACAATTAAATATAAACCAGAATACAAAAAATTAGTAGTTAGTTATTTGGGTTATAAGACAGATACTTTAATTATAGATAACTTAAAACCAATCCATCACTTTTTAACTTTAGAAAGTGAGCTAGAAGAAATTACCATTAATAGTAAACGAAATGCTGTTCAGAAGTCATTTTTGTCTACTACAAATATGTTTACGGTAAATGCAGAAGAATTGCTTAAGGCAGCCTGCTGTAATTTGGCAGAAAGTTTTGAAACGAATCCGTCAATAGATTTAAGTTTTTCTGATGCATTAACGGGTACAAAACAAATTCAAATGCTGGGTTTAACTAGTCCTTATTTGCTAATTACGCAAGAAAATATTCCTTCTGTAAGAGGTGCAAGTCAGGTTTTTGGACTCACATTTACACCAGGAACTTGGGTAGAAAGTATACAAATAACCAAAGGTGCAGGTTCTGTTGTAAATGGTTTTGAAAGTATTTCTGGTCAAATAAATGCAGAATTGGTAAAACCGTTAACGGATAATAAATTCTTTTTAAATGCCTATGCTTCTCAAATGGGGCGTTTTGAATTAAACACGCATTTCAATCAGAAAGTATCAGATAAATGGAATACAGGTTTATATGTTCATGGCAATTATAGAGGTCAAAAGTTTGATAGAAATAATGATAACTTTTTAGATATGCCATTAGCAAATCAAATAAATGTAATGAACAGATGGCAGTTTACAGATGCTGAAAAAGGTTGGGTAAGTTTTATAAATGTTCGTTTTTTAAATGATGAAAAACAAACTGGAGAATTAAATTATAATCCTGACATAGATAAGGGAACAACCAATAATTGGGGAAGTGAAATAGATACCAAACTTTTTGATACTTCTTTTAAACTAGGTTATGTTTTTCCTGAATTGCCTTTTCAAAGTATTGGTTTTCAAATGGCATATAGTAATCATAAACAAGATTCTTATTTTGGGCTAAGTGTTTATGATATACAGCATCAGAGTATGTATTCTAATCTTATTTTTAATTCTATAATAGGGGATACTCGTAATAAATTTAAAACAGGGTTAAGTTTTACCTATGATAAATTTGATGAGCTGGTAAACACCACAAATTTTGATAGAAGAGAAAATTCGTTTGGAGGCTTTTTTGAGTATGCTTTTGATAATTTAAACGATTTTAGTTTAACAGCTGGTATTAGATTAGATACTCATAATTTACTAGGTACATTTGTTACACCAAGATTGCATTTAAGATATGTGCCTTGGGAGAAAGGTGTTCTTAGAGCATCTGTTGGTAGAGGTAAAAGAAGCGCAAACATTTTTGCAGAAAATCAGCAATTATTTGCCAGCTCTAGACAAATAAATATTGATGATGTTGGTGGTAATATTTATGGATTAAATCCAGAAATTGCATGGAATTATGGAGTTTCTTATCTACAGAAATTTAATTTATTTAATCAGAAAGGAGACGTAACATTAGATTTTTATCAAACAAAATTTGACAATCAAGTGGTTGTAGATTGGGAAAATCCTCAGGAAATTGCTTTCTATAATTTAGATGGTAATAGTGTTGCAAATAGTTTTCAAATAGAAGTAAATTATACCTTAGCAGAAAGATTGAATTTAAGAACGGCTTATAAGTATTTTGATATTTCTACAGATTATAAATCTGGTAATTTACAAAAGCCTATTCAGCCAAGAAATCGCTTTTTTGCCAATTTATCTTATGAAACAGAACTTAGTCCTAATAATGGGCAATGGAAGTTCGATGTAACATTTAACAATATTGGTAAGCAACGTTTGCCTAATACAAGCACTAAACCAGCACAATACCAATTATCTGATATGGTAGATGCTTATCAGTTATTAAACGCACAAATAACCAAGGTATTTTCTAAAAGGTTTGAGGTGTATTTAGGAGCAGAGAATTTAACAAACGTGCAACAAAATAATCCTGTTTTGGCAAGCGATGATCCTTTTGGAGCACATTTTGATACAACAATTGTATACGCACCAATATTTGGAAGGTCTGTATACACAGGTTTAAGATTTAATATTAATTAA